A genomic stretch from Lathyrus oleraceus cultivar Zhongwan6 chromosome 2, CAAS_Psat_ZW6_1.0, whole genome shotgun sequence includes:
- the LOC127121790 gene encoding transcription factor MYB72, with product MASSSLQQKKCNQSNETGNIALRKGTWSSEEDQVLREYVIKYGIGKWDSLRKKTKLARDGRSCRFRWLYHLNPILKKCSFNEEEGRKLVHLYNELGPKWCQMVSQFPGRTDNELKNFINSKKRSLKNSKKHLIRERINQVYELNKNVGQNNVSQEEAETALPRMEFDHQVHTLHGNYLLDQNYGDKNINNFEQFPTLVGDSSTCINNHALPTLDNRSSPRLAPFPSGNMSFDRDFPPISEYYPDNLNMDYPFPKEIHSNKYLQNPDLSNQMLFEDFPPIPQHHPDNLDMVPKEMRSNKYLQNPDLSNQMFFEDFPPIPQHHPDNLDMVPKEMRSNKYLQNPDISNQMLFEDFPPIPQHHPDNLDMVPKEMRSNKYLQNPDLSNQMFFEDFPSIPQHHSDNLDMDYPFPKEMHSNQYLQNPDLSFEEPQFEIFSPWLLSECVPLW from the exons ATGGCGTCTTCTTCTTTGCAACAAAAAAAATGCAATCAATCTAATGAAACTGGAAATATTGCGTTAAGAAAAGGAACATGGTCTAGTGAAGAGGATCAAGTATTAAGAGAATATGTGATTAAATATGGAATTGGAAAGTGGGATTCTCTAAGAAAGAAAACAAAGCTCGCTCGAGATGGAAGAAGTTGTCGATTTAGATGGTTATATCATCTCAATCCAATTTTGAAAAAGTGTTCGTTCAATGAAGAAGAAGGGCGAAAACTTGTTCATCTCTATAATGAGTTAGGACCCAAGTGGTGTCAAATGGTTTCACAG TTTCCGGGAAGAACCGATAACGAGTTAAAGAATTTTATTAATTCAAAAAAAAGGAGTTTAAAAAACTCTAAAAAGCACCTCATTCGAGAAAGGATAAACCAAGTTTATGAGTTGAATAAGAATGTTGGACAAAATAATGTCTCCCAAGAAGAAGCAGAAACGGCTCTACCAAGAATGGAATTTGATCATCAAGTACATACTCTACATGGTAACTATCTTCTTGATCAAAATTATGGTGACAAAAATATCAACAACTTTGAACAATTTCCAACGTTGGTTGGTGATTCAAGTACTTGTATCAACAATCATGCTCTCCCAACGTTGGATAATAG GTCTTCTCCTAGACTCGCACCATTTCCATCAGGTAATATGTCTTTTGATCGAGATTTTCCTCCAATTTCAGAATATTATCCGGACAATCTAAATATGGATTACCCATTTCCAAAAGAAATACATTCTAACAAGTATCTTCAAAATCCAGATCTATCAAATCAGATGCTTTTTGAAGATTTTCCTCCAATTCCACAACATCATCCAGACAATCTAGATATGGTTCCAAAAGAAATGCGTTCTAACAAGTATCTTCAAAATCCAGATCTATCAAATCAGATGTTTTTTGAAGATTTTCCTCCAATTCCACAACATCATCCAGACAATCTAGATATGGTTCCAAAAGAAATGCGTTCTAACAAGTATCTTCAAAATCCAGATATATCAAATCAGATGCTTTTTGAAGATTTTCCTCCAATTCCACAACATCATCCAGACAATCTAGATATGGTTCCAAAAGAAATGCGTTCTAACAAGTATCTTCAAAATCCAGATCTATCAAATCAGATGTTTTTTGAAGATTTTCCTTCAATTCCACAACATCATTCAGACAATCTAGATATGGATTATCCATTTCCAAAAGAAATGCATTCTAACCAGTATCTTCAAAATCCAGATCTATCATTTGAGGAGCCTCAATTTGAGATCTTTTCACCTTGGTTGCTGTCTGAATGCGTTCCTCTTTGGTGA